The Anastrepha ludens isolate Willacy chromosome 2, idAnaLude1.1, whole genome shotgun sequence genome contains a region encoding:
- the LOC128871748 gene encoding tetratricopeptide repeat protein 30 homolog, with protein MLHQGIILREGHITRTIYNLIKDKRYDDVIECMVSIGEAANTKAGLSTLGYCYYHAQKYEEAATCYEQLCTLVPKEAKYKFYYAQSLYQAGIFGDALRALKQISDHEGLRESCLQLQSAIFYSSEDFAGAQNVLNQRAAGNADTLNDEGCLLFHADQYENAVQRFSNALKVGGFNPLVAYNLALSHYHKKEKTQATEYTSEIVDRGIRNHPELGIGAQIDTDGSARSVGNPITMAISGITQALNLKAAIEYQDGNIDAARDSLLDLPPRSESELDPVTLHNMALTDPKGAVAGLRKLAFLLQLGPPACPKETFANILLICCKNEMYEMAADILAEHTDLTYKYLSQYLYELLDALITAQTSSELAEKKLGVLASSLAGKLRSLAAKVQEMRGTTDQMALRNALQDYENALELYMPVVLARAWIYWRDDDFVGAEREFRASAEFCSENSIWRLNAGHVLFMQGDKYKESAAFYEPIVRQHNDDIMSVPAAVLANLCVSYIMTFQNEEAEELMRKVEKAEELKGNMGKQYHHLCIVNLVVGTLYCAKSNYEFGLSRIAHALEGGNGARLYADTWLHVKRCVLGLLTGMAKQNIILPYPAVQEVMNFLKSCEVYGLFTPANIYTATDEVPAEPLTIGLEARKLRLLLIKLTEYER; from the exons ATGCTGCACCAAGGAATCATTTTAAGGGAAGGACATATTACGCGTACCATTTATAATTTG ATAAAAGACAAACGCTACGATGATGTAATCGAATGTATGGTGAGTATTGGCGAAGCTGCCAACACCAAAGCGGGCCTTTCTACACTGGGCTACTGTTACTACCACGCACAAAAATACGAGGAGGCAGCTACGTGTTATGAGCAGTTGTGTACACTGGTGCCAAAGGAAGCGAAATATAA ATTTTACTACGCGCAGTCCTTGTACCAGGCGGGCATCTTTGGAGACGCTTTACGCGCTCTAAAGCAAATTAGCGACCACGAGGGCCTGCGGGAGTCCTGCCTGCAACTGCAGAGCGCCATATTCTACTCTAGCGAGGACTTTGCAGGCGCGCAGAATGTACTGAATCAACGTGCGGCAGGCAATGCAGACACGCTGAACGATGAAGGCTGTCTACTCTTTCATGCCGACCAATATGAGAATGCAGTGCAACGCTTTTCGAACGCCTTGAAGGTGGGCGGCTTTAATCCGTTGGTGGCTTACAATTTGGCATTGTCGCATTATCACAAGAAGGAGAAGACCCAGGCCACTGAATACACTT CGGAGATTGTGGACCGCGGCATACGCAATCATCCCGAGTTGGGCATTGGCGCGCAAATCGATACCGATGGCAGTGCACGCAGTGTAGGAAATCCAATTACAATGGCCATATCCGGCATAACACAGGCATTGAATTTGAAAGCGGCCATCGAGTACCAGGATGGCAATA TTGATGCCGCACGTGATTCGCTATTGGATTTGCCGCCACGCTCTGAAAGTGAATTAGATCCGGTAACTTTGCACAATATGGCATTGACAGATCCCAAGGGTGCGGTAGCTGGTTTGCGTAAATTGGCATTTTTGCTGCAACTCGGCCCTCCGGCTTGCCCGAAGGAGacatttgcaaacattttgttaatttgctgcaagaatGAGATGTACGAAATGGCCGCGGATATACTAGCAGAGCATACGGACCTTACCTATAAATACTTGTCGCAG TATCTCTACGAGTTGCTGGACGCGTTGATAACTGCACAAACTTCCTCGGAGTTGGCAGAAAAGAAACTAGGGGTATTAGCCTCCAGCTTGGCGGGAAAATTACGCAGTTTGGCCGCGAAAGTGCAGGAAATGCGCGGCACCACCGATCAGATGGCGTTACGAAATGCCTTGCAGGACTATGAGAATGCATTGGAACT TTATATGCCTGTTGTCTTGGCACGCGCCTGGATTTACTGGCGCGACGATGACTTTGTAGGTGCAGAGCGTGAGTTCCGTGCAAGCGCAGAGTTCTGTTCGGAGAACTCAATTTGGCGTCTCAATGCGGGTCATGTGCTCTTCATGCAAGGCGACAAGTACAAGGAGTCGGCTGCGTTCTACGAGCCTATCGTTCGTCAGCACAATGACGAT ATAATGTCCGTGCCCGCTGCTGTGTTGGCCAACCTGTGCGTTTCCTATATTATGACCTTTCAAAATGAAGAAGCCGAAGAATTGATGCGCAAAGTGGAGAAGGCTGAAGAATTAAAGGGCAATATGGGCAAGCAGTATCATCATTTGTGCATTGTCAATTTGGTTGTGGGCACCCTGTATTGCGCTAAATCCAATTACGAATTCGGTTTGTCGCGCATAGCGCACGCACTGGAGGGGGGCAATGGTGCGCGGTTGTATGCGGACACTTGGCTGCACGTGAAGCGTTGTGTGTTGGGGCTGCTTACCGGAATGGCAAAGCAGAATATTATTTTGCCATATCCGGCAGTGCAGGAAGTGATGAATTTCTTGAAATCTTGTGAag TTTACGGTCTCTTTACGCCCGCAAATATTTATACCGCTACCGATGAAGTGCCGGCAGAACCATTGACAATTGGCTTGGAAGCACGAAAGCTGCGTCTGTTACTGATCAAACTGACCGAGTACGAACGGTGA
- the LOC128871743 gene encoding putative cysteine proteinase CG12163 isoform X2, with translation MRLAVGATAIIVALSLLSVVAGQDADAAEEIHARAKRSYNVPGGVSKLENKDAEQRLQASLDKLAAGDDGPNYRISKIYSATTQIVSGTLTKIDAELIDENDVAIRCNIKIFAKPWLPNGIEVTFKCPNKELVKRRHSRSVEHLEKKTHKKRNHHSLDKTEHLFSKFQIKYNRRYHTAMERQMRLRIFKQNLQTIHDLNSKEMGSAKYGITEFADLTSTEYKQRTGLWQRSEDKPSKNAPAVIPDVELPKEFDWREKGVISKVKNQGMCGSCWAFSVTGNVEGLHAVKTGKLEEYSEQELLDCDTTDSACNGGLMDNAYEAIQHIGGLELESDYPYEGHKDQCQFKKSLVHAKVKGGVDLPKNETAIAQWLITNGPISIGINANAMQFYRGGVSHPWKALCSKKNLDHGVLIVGYGVSDYPMFKKTLPYWIVKNSWGPKWGEQGYYRVYRGDNTCGVSEMASSAVLED, from the exons ATCCATGCTCGTGCCAAGCGTAGTTACAATGTACCTGGTGGTGTTAGCAAGTTGGAAAACAAGGATGCTGAGCAACGTCTACAGGCTTCACTCGATAAATTAGCTGCCGGGGATGATGGCCCCAATTACAG gatttcgaaaatttattcCGCCACCACACAAATCGTTTCGGGCACTTTGACCAAAATTGATGCTGAACTCATTGATGAGAACGATGTTGCAATACGTTGTAATATCAAAATCTTTGCAAAGCCATGGCTGCCCAATGGCATTGAGGTGACTTTTAAGTGCCCCAATAAGGAGTTGGTGAAACGTCGCCATAGTCGCTCTGTCGAGCATTTGGAGAAGAAGACACACAAGAAACGCAATCATCATAGCTTGGACAAAACCGAACATTTGTTCAGCAAATTCCAAATTAAGTACAATCGTCGCTATCACACCGCAATGGAGCGTCAAATGCGCTtgagaattttcaaacaaaatttgcaaaCTATACACGATTTGAATAGCAAAGAGATGG GTAGCGCCAAGTACGGCATTACAGAATTTGCTGACTTGACTAGCACCGAATACAAACAACGTACCGGCCTGTGGCAACGCTCCGAGGATAAGCCAAGCAAGAATGCACCAGCTGTGATTCCCGATGTGGAGTTGCCGAAGGAATTCGATTGGCGAGAGAAGGGTGTTATTTCGAAAGTGAAGAATCAAGGTATGTGCGGTTCGTGCTGGGCCTTCAGTGTGACGGGTAATGTGGAGGGATTGCATGCGGTGAAGACGGGCAAATTGGAGGAATACTCTGAGCAAGAATTGCTTGATTGCGACACTACTGATTCGGCCTGCAATGGTGGTTTGATGGACAATGCTTACGA AGCGATACAACATATTGGTGGCTTGGAGTTGGAATCCGACTATCCATATGAAGGACACAAAGACCAGTGCCAATTCAAAAAGTCACTGGTGCATGCCAAAGTGAAGGGTGGCGTTGATTTGCCCAAGAATGAGACGGCCATTGCACAGTGGTTGATTACCAATGGACCTATTTCGATTG gtATTAATGCCAATGCTATGCAATTCTATCGTGGCGGTGTTTCTCATCCATGGAAAGCGTTGTGTTCCAAAAAGAATCTCGATCATGGCGTTTTAATTGTAGGCTATGGCGTCTCCGACTATCCGATGTTCAAGAAGACACTGCCCTATTGGATTGTAAAGAACTCATGGGGACCCAAGTGGGGCGAGCAAGGTTACTATCGCGTCTACCGTGGTGACAATACCTGCGGTGTAAGCGAAATGGCCTCTTCGGCAGTGCTTGAAGATTAG